AACCCGGACGGCCGCATCCCCGTGCTGGAGCCGGAGCCGGGGCGCTTCCTCGCGGAGTCCAACGCCATCCTGTTGTTCCTGGCGGAGGGCACGCGCTTCTTGCCCGAGGACCGCTTCGCTCGCGCGCAGGTGCACCAGTGGATGTTCTTCGAACAGAACGCGGTGGAGCCGAACATCGGCACCGCGCGCTTCTGGCTGCTCACGGGCCGGCAGCCGCCAGAGTCCGACGTCCTCCGCAACCGCGTGCAGAACGGTGAGCGCGCATTGGCCGCGATGGAGCGGCACCTGGGCCGGCACACGTTCCTGGTGGAGGAGCGCTACACCGTCGCGGACGTCTGCCTCTACGCGTACGTGCACCTGGCGCCGGAGGCGGGCGTGGACCTGGC
This DNA window, taken from Corallococcus coralloides DSM 2259, encodes the following:
- a CDS encoding glutathione S-transferase family protein, producing MRLYDYLPSANGYKVRTLLKQLGLAYELVPVDIFAGESHTADFHAKNPDGRIPVLEPEPGRFLAESNAILLFLAEGTRFLPEDRFARAQVHQWMFFEQNAVEPNIGTARFWLLTGRQPPESDVLRNRVQNGERALAAMERHLGRHTFLVEERYTVADVCLYAYVHLAPEAGVDLAPYPSVRAWLERVKAQPGFLGPVPPYSANARVR